Below is a genomic region from Campylobacter concisus ATCC 51562.
ATTTTGCTCGTAATTTTGCACTAAGTTTAAAAGCTCAGCTTTCTCATTTTTAGAGAAAATTTGAGCCTCATCATTTATCTGCTCATTAAAATTTATGGCAAAACAAAAGCAAAATGTAAAAAATAAAAGAGCAAAAATTTTCTTCATCATTTCTCAAATGAAACTTTTGGATTTATCTTCTCTTCGTTGCTTATTTCAAGATTTTGTTTTGGCTTTAGCTCAGGATAAAAAGTACTTGCTATAAATTTATTTGGAAAGCTTCTAAGGGCTACGTTATACTCTTTTACAGCTTCGATATAATCATGCATTGCTACGCTTATGCGGTTTTGCGTACCTTCAAGCTGACTCTGAAGAGATAAGAAATTTTGATTTGCTTTTAGCTCTGGATAGTTCTCACTAACTGCCATAAGCCTGCCAAGTGCCAAGCCAAATGAGCTTTGTGCTGTCATAAATTCTTTCATCTTAGCTTCATCGCTAAGACCACTTGCATCAACGCTTACTTGCATGCTCTTGCTTCTAGCATTTGCCACATCTTCAAAAATTTTTTGTTCATGGGCTGCGTAGCCTTTTACAGTTTCAACCAAATTTGGCACAAGCTCAGCTCTTCTTTTATATTGATTTAACACCTGTGACCACTTTGCATTTACATTTTCATCAAGCGCAACAAATGAATTTATATACTTAAAAACACCAAAAGCAAGTGCAGCAATAACTATAATAACGGCTATTAAATTTTTCACATTTTCTCCTTTAAGGAGCAAATATTAGTAAAACAAGACTTAAAAAATAATGTGAGTTTGAGTTTAAAATGAGTGCGAATTTACGCACTCATTTTGGGGATTAAAGATCGGTGTGGATTTTGTCGTCTATTTGGATATGGATAGTCTTTCCATTTATTTGATCTATGCTTGAGTAGCCTTTAAAGCCACTAGCGTCGTAGTTAGAGTCACGATCCCATTTGTGATCTAGATCAACTTTTGTGATTTTATTGCCATTAGCATCAACATCACCACCTTTTATCTTAAGCACCGTATCAGGGTTATCAGTGATATCAAGGATATTTTGTACATTAAATTTGATCTCTGTCTTTCCTTTAAGCTCAAGATTTTCAAAGCTTTCCACTTTTGAATCAAGATTAGAAATATTGTTAAAGTTAACTTTGTCGCCATCAAAGACCAAAGTATCGTTGCCTTCGCCACCTTTCATGTCTTTACTTGCGTCAAATTTAACCGTATAGTTTTCAACGCCTATATGAAGTGGTTTATAAGGCTCGTAAGACTTGGACTCTAAGCCATCTGAAGTTTTAAGTGAGGCTTTAACATTTAGATCATAGGCTGATCTTGCATTGATATCAAGCTCTTGGTCAAATGTGCCTTTTGCTATATCTGCAGCTGATAGAGTATATGTTGCGGTCTTAGTTAATGCATGGTGGTTGTCTGGATCAGTGTATTTAAACTCTACCGTATCTCCATTTCTAGCATCTTCATTAAGATAAACTTTAACCGTAGTAGATCTTTCGCCATTTTCTGAGGTTTTTATATCCTTATTAAACATGATGCCTCTTATAGCATCGGTCTCAGCATGTGCTGTATCGCTTACTGTTTTGCTCTCGCCAAATGTGTCAGTTAGAGTAACTTCAGCTTTTGTTTCTTTATCAACTGCGATAGTAGCATCAAGATCAAGTGGAGTATCTCTGCCAAGCGTTTGTTGAGAATTATCATCTAAATTTTTAAGTGTAATTTTTCCATTTACATCTTTTCCCATAACTTCATAATGTTTAGTTAAGATAGATCCGTTAGGATTTGTTATCTTAACATCTATCTTATCGCCAGCTATAACACTTCCTGGGATAGAAACATGAACCTTTGAAATTTTACTACCTGACTCATCTCTTGAGATAATGCCATTGTCGTTTTTGTCAGCAACTATGCTTACACTTAATCCCGCTTCACTTAAAGGTGCAAGTTTAGCTTTTGCTTCGCTACTAGTTGTAGTCTCAGCACCATTTGTTATAGTAGCTACTGCACTAGTTTCGCGACCTGGAAGCATAGCAACGCCAGGAATTTTTATAGTATTGTTTGCTAACTGTGTAGTAACATGAGTA
It encodes:
- a CDS encoding LemA family protein; translation: MKNLIAVIIVIAALAFGVFKYINSFVALDENVNAKWSQVLNQYKRRAELVPNLVETVKGYAAHEQKIFEDVANARSKSMQVSVDASGLSDEAKMKEFMTAQSSFGLALGRLMAVSENYPELKANQNFLSLQSQLEGTQNRISVAMHDYIEAVKEYNVALRSFPNKFIASTFYPELKPKQNLEISNEEKINPKVSFEK